From the Calonectris borealis chromosome 4, bCalBor7.hap1.2, whole genome shotgun sequence genome, one window contains:
- the LOC142081639 gene encoding uncharacterized protein LOC142081639, protein MEGDCDRREGRTSWHHQPCLRCGENAFKFLVAGFALLSGMCIALSTQHAQPTHQHLSQKVSRSYLERHPGTARHRVRRYTKIGTDWPWSQAHIKYTGSMGLNSNKGLNLSTVVMHGTEVYLENEWSWDSTNRLPQLLGKVGQEIKVGCRVINGSTHHRVTQISVTEVKTKKNQKKTCAVEKLDCWCNFTLVQPVFVVCLWAHNSVGLSFKFKISTTMRSFAAVKISKCHFLAWHAAQYTEVGNQVKLQIKYSQEGITDPMQIDGTTVTITAPARRKWVVSVNCLRESKTLNRSELGTEASWYNQDDDRCPHPVINLQVWCRGNLNVEMSPELGGKWWIGGPEGFKKEFTIIAVLPPFVSKIGPYVVKQNHIQELLTGPVRSLKKVVLSLSTVNISSVRPHCTPFLSTLNTGWLAWLHSRSIQGTRARRDLLATALGGGGAGLGVLNSMNVEVLANKLEAVTSGVQGLLSPLNSSLASLGMGQWLVSEVLPTWEQISEKDHQVLLRALGIEQSNVSLALSCIQAQMWVQSVVAGILRDGDNGILPTEIRKIVWDVATEKERQLQAWWRLVNFTHDQVLNAVIAHVLTVVEARIEKVYPIVALGVNTNGSVVYPLDHRMWARVSDGKWQSVDLEACILERGLGFICEDDALKASDVCFDTKEGVCHFEINPQSSNKTVSVYVGKGCVCFRTMCKYVQINEVYNQTVFNDSNMCACNVAIIRGCDFVYKPPVFTSQLLIRNYTLYRSITPTPIGMDLSLVKEMLEHANLQQLLENAKAEAKKILITVHHDGNVIKQVMERIKRVGEHHWWEIFFGWSPTATGIFNALLHPIVVILLMQICVCFAMVATCYRMRQVKLCIDNQVKGLGLAKRFLP, encoded by the coding sequence ATGGAAGGCGATTGTGACCGGCGGGAAGGGCGAACTTCGTGGCATCACCAGCCCTGTTTGCGCTGCGgggaaaatgctttcaaatttctGGTTGCAggatttgctttgctttctggtaTGTGCATAGCGCTGAGCACCCAACACGCCCAACCAACCCATCAGCATCTTAGCCAAAAAGTCAGTCGTTCCTACTTAGAAAGGCACCCTGGCACAGCCCGGCACAGGGTTAGGAGGTACACAAAAATTGGGACCGATTGGCCCTGGTCTCAAGCTCACATAAAATATACAGGAAGCATGGGATTAAATTCTAACAAAGGCTTAAATTTGTCAACGGTGGTTATGCACGGGACGGAGGTGTACTTGGAAAACGAGTGGAGCTGGGATAGCACAAACAGGCTTCCACagctgctggggaaggtggggcaagaaataaaggtagggtGCAGGGTAATTAATGGATCAACTCACCACCGAGTAACTCAAATCTCCGTAACCGAAGTAAAAACtaagaagaatcagaaaaaaacctgtgctgTGGAAAAATTGGACTGTTGGTGCAATTTTACTTTGGTCCAGCCAGTCTTTGTGGTCTGCCTCTGGGCACACAACAGCGTGGGGCTGTCCTTTAAATTCAAGATTAGCACCACGATGCGCTCCTTTGCTGCCGTTAAGATCTCAAAGTGCCATTTTTTGGCCTGGCATGCAGCCCAATACACTGAGGTTGGCAACCAAGTAAAATTGCAGATTAAATACTCCCAAGAAGGTATAACTGACCCGATGCAAATCGATGGCACCACCGTGACCATCACTGCCCCTGCCCGCCGCAAGTGGGTCGTGTCAGTAAACTGCCTTCGCGAGAGCAAAACGCTTAATAGATCTGAACTAGGCACGGAGGCTTCATGGTATAATCAGGATGACGACCGCTGCCCACACCCGGTCATAAACCTCCAGGTGTGGTGTCGAGGAAACCTGAACGTAGAAATGTCCCCCGAGCTTGGAGGAAAGTGGTGGATAGGAGGGCCCGAAGGATTTAAAAAAGAGTTTACCATCATCGCTGTCTTGCCcccttttgtttctaaaataggTCCTTATGTAGTCAAGCAAAATCACATCCAAGAGCTGTTGACCGGGCCTGTCCGGTCACTGAAGAAGGTGGTGTTGTCTCTGTCCACTGTTAATATTTCATCCGTCAGACCGCACTGTACCCCCTTCCTATCCACCCTCAACACCGGCTGGCTGGCGTGGCTCCACAGCCGCTCCATCCAGGGGACCCGAGCCAGGAGAGACCTGCTGGCCACGgcgctgggaggaggaggcgccGGGCTGGGAGTCCTCAACAGCATGAACGTTGAGGTCTTGGCCAACAAGTTGGAGGCTGTCACCTCGGGCGTGCAGGGCCTCCTCAGCCCCCTGAATTCATCCCTGGCCAGCCTGGGGATGGGGCAGTGGCTCGTGTCGGAGGTGTTGCCCACCTGGGAACAAATAAGCGAGAAAGACCACCAGGTGCTGTTGCGAGCACTGGGCATCGAACAAAGTAACGTCTCTCTTGCTCTTAGTTGCATCCAGGCCCAGATGTGGGTGCAGAGTGTCGTTGCAGGTATCCTGAGAGACGGCGACAACGGCATCCTCCCCACCGAGATCCGAAAGATTGTGTGGGACGTGGCCACAGAGAAGGAGCGGCAGCTCCAAGCCTGGTGGAGGCTCGTCAACTTCACCCATGACCAGGTCCTCAACGCAGTCATCGCACACGTCCTGACCGTGGTGGAGGCCCGCATCGAAAAGGTCTACCCCATCGTGGCCCTGGGGGTTAACACAAACGGGTCCGTGGTCTACCCCCTGGACCACCGCATGTGGGCGAGGGTGTCTGATGGGAAATGGCAATCGGTAGATTTGGAAGCCTGCATTTTGGAAAGGGGGCTGGGATTCATATGCGAAGATGACGCCCTTAAGGCGAGCGATGTCTGCTTTGACACCAAAGAAGGGGTGTGTCACTTTGAGATCAATCCCCAGAGCAGTAATAAAACCGTGTCAGTGTACGTAGGGAAAGGGTGCGTGTGTTTTAGAACGATGTGTAAATACGTGCAAATTAATGAAGTTTATAATCAGACCGTGTTTAATGACTCAAATATGTGTGCTTGCAATGTAGCTATTATTAGAGGTTGTGATTTTGTCTACAAACCGCCCGTGTTTACTAGCCAGTTGCTAATCAGAAACTATACCTTGTATCGTAGTATAACCCCGACCCCCATCGGTATGGATTTGTCgcttgtaaaagaaatgttaGAGCATGCAAATTTACAGCAGCTGTTAGAAAATGCAAAGGCAGAAGCTAAAAAGATCCTAATAACTGTACATCATGATGGTAACGTTATAAAACAGGTAATGGAACGAATTAAGAGGGTGGGAGAACACCACTGGTGGGAAATTTTCTTCGGCTGGTCCCCCACGGCCACCGGCATCTTCAACGCGCTGCTGCACCCCATTGTAGTTATATTGCTAATGCAAATCTGCGTGTGCTTTGCCATGGTAGCGACTTGTTACCGCATGAGGCAGGTGAAGCTCTGCATTGACAACCAGGTGAAAGGACTGGGGCTGGCCAAGCGCTTCCTGCCATAG